The proteins below are encoded in one region of Pontibacter deserti:
- a CDS encoding cyanophycinase: MEVPKGKIVAIGGNEKKGNESVSEGIVHHQNAVDEGILKRIHDELHGLGTRIEVVTSATITPEAAGQIYTDAFLLLGCDNVGVLPIQQPEDTKRPDFLERLRKADAVMFTGGDQCRIIPIFENSEALHILKTRYQQEDKFLISGTSAGAMALSRIMISGSLQTDPLIKGTVELAPGLGILDHVIIDTHFVNRRRIPRLIEAIAGHPTHIGIGLGEDTGIMITENNCIETIGSGLVVVIDGRKLEENNYNSIEKGQALCVENLIMHVLPKGRSYHIPSGEFM; the protein is encoded by the coding sequence ATGGAGGTACCCAAAGGAAAAATAGTAGCCATAGGTGGCAACGAAAAGAAAGGCAATGAATCGGTATCAGAAGGTATAGTTCACCATCAAAATGCTGTAGATGAAGGGATTCTAAAACGCATACACGATGAACTGCATGGCTTGGGCACCCGCATCGAAGTAGTGACTTCAGCAACCATAACCCCGGAAGCGGCAGGCCAGATCTATACAGATGCTTTCTTACTACTTGGGTGCGACAACGTAGGTGTTTTGCCCATTCAGCAACCTGAAGATACTAAGCGACCAGACTTTTTGGAACGGCTACGGAAAGCAGATGCGGTTATGTTTACCGGAGGTGATCAGTGTCGGATCATCCCGATTTTTGAGAACTCAGAAGCACTCCATATCCTGAAAACACGCTACCAGCAGGAAGATAAATTTCTTATCTCAGGAACCAGTGCCGGTGCCATGGCTTTATCCCGGATCATGATAAGTGGTTCTCTGCAGACTGACCCGCTCATTAAAGGTACCGTGGAATTAGCTCCAGGCTTGGGTATACTGGACCATGTTATCATTGATACACATTTTGTAAACCGCCGTCGCATACCTCGCCTTATCGAAGCTATTGCCGGCCACCCTACCCACATTGGTATTGGGCTTGGCGAAGACACAGGTATTATGATAACTGAAAACAACTGCATCGAAACTATAGGCTCAGGGTTGGTAGTTGTAATTGATGGGCGGAAACTGGAGGAGAACAACTATAACAGTATAGAAAAAGGACAAGCCCTTTGTGTTGAGAACCTGATCATGCACGTGTTGCCTAAAGGCCGCTCCTATCATATCCCATCTGGTGAATTCATGTAA